cgcatcagggagacaccctacggcctggcaaaactataaaacctggaataataaatttttcacgaaacctatttaaatcttggtcaaattttatcgccggtgaaaaaaaaaaacaaaatggccgaaaaacaagatggccgccatataaatttttgtttttccagaaaatgtctcgggtgtaaaaatgatgtataggggtgtgatcggaacgtcatcttggaaaactgctccgcatcagggagacaccctacggcctggcaaaactatagcacctagaaattttttgatttcacgagacctatttaaacaagatggccgccatacaaagcttcgaactaatacaggacacgcgagcagcttgctgcgagcgaaccacgcgacatctagttaatTTATAAACAGGTAATAATGAAAAACATAGCGGGATAAATTGCATAATaacaacttaaaaatataagtaagtatatctacataaactatattaaaaaaaggtcatttatttctgaaagtaaatacttcaaaacaaaacatagaagacaataaataatgattatgtaTAGTTACTTATATGTTATATCAGCTATGCTATGTTttactcccacagacaaaccgaggaatttgTTTTGTGgagtttttattgtaacaatattttctgtatttttatgaaaaataaacattttacttacttacttaccattTTGCGGGTAGTGACTAACTATATTGCGTTGCCACAGTAACTCTAGATAAActatataaaacaaatacataGTAGACATTAAATAATGATTATGtatagttacttacttatatgttaTATCAGCTATGCTATGTTTTACTCCCACATACAAACCGAGGAATTTGTTTTGtgggtttttattgtaacaatattttctgtatttttatgaaaaataaacattttacttacttaccattTTGCGGGTAGTGACTAGCTATATTGCGTTGCGACAGTGACTGGTTCAAGTAACTGTCGGGTGTAAACACAACTCGGTGAGGTTATGACTGCAGCACGACGTGGGGGCATGAATGTGCAATGTGGCCGCACCTGCGATCACGGGGGCTATCCGCATCAGACCGTCGCCGGCGCAACACTAAACCAATCGCCTCTCCTTCAATTTCAttacataacggcctccgtggaccagtggttgagcgttgtgctcacgatccggaaggcccaggttagaatcccggtgaggaaaaatcactttgtgctccCTAGTTTAGTAAGATGACGTCttaccaaaaagtaagatgatccgtgcttcgtaacgcACTATCCGTTGCgagttagtcccggttactagtacGTAGTACAggagtcatttcaggggcctatggcggctcagtaataaccctgacactaggttgatggggttggtagtccacctcacaatccacacgatagaagaatacatttatatatttaaagaatataatttatattcaaaaaTGATTTACACAATTTTACACGACTTTTACACTGGTCAAAAAACCCGCCTAACTAATCTGGACgaaaaggtgcccattacactagccgcatttcctcgctgcACAGAAATGAACGacctttgcgccaagaacaatccgGCACGGGGACGTCTCCACTCTCTCTCCACCGTCGTCCGATTTCCGCTATAAATTTCCTTcaattatgtacggtcacgagtactaatatgtatacactttgaaaccatgtcacattaacttttttagataagattctttatatgccataaatgcagtgtgacagatgttacaaataaatatagtttacatacatacatacataaactcacgcctatttcccaccggggtaagcagagactatagaattccatttgctaaaTATAgtaccgtgcatttaaattacataaatcgtgcaaaatttataaaatttaaaatataaaagtgtcaatacaAAGGTCTTAAAAGGTAAGtctaaatatgatagtgcgacaggattctaaagtgggcacatgtattgctcatgacaacACTAaactttttacattattatttattatccttTTTTACCGTAGGCAACTACATGACACTACTAGAAGTGCACCGTGTTACCGGGCGAGAACCCTTAGCGTTCCCCAtatgaccggccaagtagttagtattgtaatttgtaataaatgaaGATAGCATGacgacattttgtttttgaaattgCATAAAATACACGTGTCAATTGATAACATTATTCAATGAGGGACTATGCAGGCTACcttcccaaaaacaatatacctagatggcgctgtatagattttccttcatttaaccttgtaattttatgtataacagatatatgcatcttttatcttagtTTTTAGGCATAAAACAATGACCTTTATTACATTCAGGCACAAATACATCttcccacccattattattctaatcaaaatacaaaaaattcaATATagctagcaacataattctatacataatgttatttttatatatgctactgctattatattgtatttttgaataattatgtacacgatcaatgagaaaataggaaaataattgttttaagtttacgctattatcataattaaaacacataataacgggttcttaccgcgtttaaatgttccgaacattccgatatcaaaaacataaacaagcggcaaagaaagagggtagacagatattatgtctgcccgtagaaaattatggatctacctactccactccaatctcatcagtcatcccgtgatcatggcacttgcaacagtgtcgaaatatcgggagtctcatatccccatttaaacgcggtaagaacccgttattatgtgttttaattaggaaaataattatcacgttaaaactcgacagcgccatttgtattatttttgggtaaCATAGCCTGGTAAATCTCTCATTGATGTGTTATATGAATCGCCAATATCAAATTTCGTGatacaaattaatatttgcGGTTGCACCGTGGCGCGTACCACAAACTTAATTAATCTAATTTTCAAGTTTTAACCTTGGTTGCTGACCAcagtattattattcgtatttcgCCCTCATTACGACCCTTTGCGGTCCAGCTCTCGTCAGTGCTGCTCGTTATGTGTGACAAGTGATATCGCCAACatgagtacatacataaactcacctgGGTAAGCCTTTGGATACAATAGATGTGCGCTCGCCGCCACCGGCAGAAGGTGCCGCGGACGCCACAGCGCGCCGTGCACGACGTAGGTACGCTCCTGGCGCACTGTTCGCTAGTTTGCGTTATGCTGTTGCATAATGCGCAcgtgttaattttatttgcaTGAAATGGCAGACGATTTAGACGTCGACTTTTTGATTTCGCTAGTTTTGGCTGTGTTTTTCATTCGTCGTCTCAACAGCAAAAAGAGCAGAATGCGTCTTTCGCGGTCCATATCAAGACAAAAACTGTTACTTTGGAATGATGGTTGCCACCAATCGTGACGCCTCGCACGGCGTGTCGCGGTGGCTGACGCCGCACCGTAAACATGGGTCCACGTcctaagcagagactaaggaattccatttgcttataATGAAATGGCAAATAGGTTCGCCCCCTGTTATATGGGACATAGCTGACAAGGAGTGGCTGTATATACTAtacttacacctctgcctaattTTTCTGGAATAGAGGCGAGATgctgtaataaaatatacttgacCAAATTGTCAGTCACTACTCTAACGATTCTATTATTctgttattgttataaaaatttAATCAGCTACAAATAAGCACAAAATATGTTTCTGTTTTGAGTCTGTCAAAGCTGTCAAACAATTGTTTTGAAAGCACTTTATCTGGTCATTCAAACAAACCAACCACATTGAATTCAATTGTAGCGCTCGCACagaaattatttgttttattaattgcAGTAACGGAACAGTAACTCAAACGATAAATCTATGGAGTACAATGAATGATTGTCGTCGCTCAATTTAGAGTTCCTAACGGCTCTCTTAAAACTCTTGTCTCGTGTCGCAATTAaggcccgtatttataaaccgaTCTCAATACCGCTCTCAAGAGCGATATCAACTGAGTCACTCTCAAGATGTAAACAGCGTCTTAAGTGCGACATTAATTAATAGACGAATATTGAGCGCGTATCACATGATATCGATCTCAAGTTCAGGATCTCAAGTAAACGTCCTAATTGAGTGAACTATAGACCGAACGAATCAACGTTTCGTtcctgctttaaaaaaatatttcggtttagggcttcaaacatattaaaaattgttcaattctttactaaaatgttaaaattattataattcaaacgtaggttatttaaatttattataaaaacggtcatttaacgttttaaaaataatttgttatgatttcaaaacgcaatgtgtagtgaaaacaaaacgcaacaaacatcattctaaaaaaaaaaagacgcgtCCTTCGCAACCACTTGTTTTGTCTTTGTatagggctttttggcgggaggcgggaacgggacagttgctttcttcattgaataatctaaataattaatacgaagtggtgttttgtggttaatgatcgcattaagttagtcggaagacattcgcgagtgttattatattggagtattcaataaacaaagtgtatctgcctattttcgcttcgtgtcaggaagccgcttcataactcaaaagtttatgcgaacttttgagttaattcgtttggggttcggagtaggagtctactccgagggtgggggcttaggtttcatcatcatcacctttcatcatttcattaatcatcaagaaaaaaaatacgtcagacatggctgtatgggcatagttccctttgccttacccttcggggaaaaccaaaccaaaaaaaaaaaaaaatgtttttgtatagTTTAGACTTTAGTTATCAATAATAAACGTAAAGTAATTACTGTCCATAACGATGTCAACAATTAAGAAGCATATTTTTACTCCcctcgagaagaaaacttttttggatATATTGAAAAGATACTCCTCGGTGATAGAGAATAAGGATACCGATGGCGCTTCATTACGCGCAAAAAATGAAGCTTGGGATATTGTAACCAGAGAATACAACGCAAGCCCTCATGCTACCAATCAGGTAAACAAAGTTATTTAACCTTTGGTGCGCGATTTCCTCTCGCTTTTTGctagttttttataattgcatccttgattttaggttacaaataaacaacttagGAGATTGTGGATGAACCTCAAGCAGCGGCAAAGGGAAGCACTGACAAAAGAACGTCAACATCGGCTAGCTACTGGAGGAGGGCCTGCAACCAGTGATGCAGTTGTAGACCCAGATGTGTCTGAGGTGGCCCCTGCTCTAATAGTTGGTATCGATGATGCTGTTGACTCTGATACAATTCcaggtaagtaattttcttctaatatagcatcacgcctatatcgccgaaggggtaggcagaagtatatagtaaatacaaaatcactacttgccagctatgtttaagtctgagGGGTGAGCCTATGGCCAATGGTCTAGAGCcagagctgggattcaaacctggcaGTATGTTGTAAGCCACACATTCTCCAAAAACAGCTATCATCAAttctatcatttttaaatatgtaaattagatcttttttatatttctctgtttaaattactttgttccAGTAACCGCTGACCTTGCCGTCCAAGAAGTAAATATGGACTTGCAGCCCGTCTCTTGTCTTCCCCCAACTTCTTCCCAAATACCATCCACCAGTGCATTTTCTTCATCACCATTCCCATGCGCTGTTGTTACACAAGCACCACTTGCCCTTGCCCCAACCCGGACAACATTGACACCACCTCCACCTGGAGTAGGTCCACTACTGTCTCTCACTacaaccactccaccaccagCTCTCCCTACAATCACTCCACCACCAGCTCTCCCTacaaccactccaccaccacctctccctacatccactccaccaccaccacctcttactgcttccactccaccaccacctcttcctacatccactccaccaccacgtcTTCCTACCCCACCTCCACGTTTTCCTACTCCACCTCTTATTAACCCATCAAATACAGCTACCCAAACTTTTCAAAGGCATAAAAGTTCTATTCTGGATAAGGAATATAAAGACAGACAGAGACGGGCTAATGAGATTCATGAGTTGGAGGTTTTATTGttaagtggattgaagacttcctgtcaaatcgcaccttctctgtgcgcatcggagaatcatactctgttcccagaaaagtcctcagcggtgtgccgcagggatcggtgttaggaccaattttattcagtatctatcttacagatcttaaacatgttatcatgtctgatatatcactatttgcagatgacacgaaaataatggGGAACCCACTTATTAGTCATAAtgtaatccaagatgatctcgatagagtaattgcttggacccgagattggctaatcacattaaacgtggacaaatgcactgtgttgcatgttggcagtaacaaCCCCTCGTTGAGTTACActattgactcaaaacctctcgagtgtgttaaaaaacagaaggaccttggcataacgataacaaataatctaaagtgggacgaacacattattggaatcactaagaaggctAACTCCCTCCTATACAtgattagaaaagctttttatcatatagacaaggaattgtttcttaggctttacaaaacttacgtcagaccgctgttagaacatgggtttcaaatatggagtcCTTACtttcggaaggacattgcattactagagagagtccaaagaagagcaacaaaaaTGGTGACAGTCCTGCGTAATGTTGAATATGAGCTTCGACTATCTATACTTGGTTTAACCACCTTGGAGTATCGTAGGCAACGTGGAGATCTCATTGAAACGTTTAAAATTCTTACTGAATACTATAATGTTAATGCCTTGAAAGACATCTATGTACTGAACCAAAACATCAATCTGAGAGGACACTCGCTAAAACTCTCACGCTCCAAAGGTACTAGCAACCCTCGATATCACTTTTTGCCCAACCGTGTAGTGGACGCGTGGAATGAACTGCCAGAATCTGTGATCAGTGCTCCCTCAGTGAACTCTTTTAAAAATAGACTTGACAAATATATGAACAATCATGAACACAAGTGAAGTGATAAGCACGCATCAGCACAAAGTGCTGCCTGtgcttccaataataataataataataataataataataagagaagCAAAGGCGAGAGCAGACCTCGCAGaacttcaactgcagcagcagtgttcgtcaggtacatcagtattatctacttgctcatcatactattttaaaaactagtatAGCTTTGTTAAGTCCTgggataattaataacacttttcatCTAATTTGTTTCAGATACTGCAACTGATGCCTGAAGAGGGGATgtggcataatataataaatggaatattgttaatttattaaataaaagcatataagtcaatatataaaatatgttttattaaataatttcaaatactaTTCAATCACAAAGCACTGCTCATAAAGattattggtaataattttcaacaattgaatttctaattaaaaatccagtgctagtgcttggtattaaactatctgtttcttcttgttcatcattctgattctcatcaaaaaccatgacatcatttaaaattaatgacaagttGTGTAATACCGCACATGATACAATTATATGAGAAACAGTTGACAGTTTGTTACCTAGGCCTCTAGATAAACAGGGAAACCTCCGCTTCCAAATGCCGAATGTTCTTTCCACAACATTTCTGGTTTTTATTTGAGCTCTATTGTACCGTACTGAGGGAGCATCTTCGGGGGCAGGTCTTATAGGTGTGAGAACAAAAGGTAGTGTAGGATACCCATTGTCTCCGACAAGTCTTCCATTTAAAATACCCTGcgtgtattttatgtaaactgATGACATTTGAAATATCCTAGAAGTGCATGCTGCCTGCCCATCTGGCTACTATGTCTAATATTTCCCTGCGGGGCCCTGCAACAACCTGGACATTAATAGAAAAATCTGATTTCCTATTTCTAAAGACTTCATGGTGCTGGCACCCTGGTGTTGATACAATTTTAACATGGGTACAGTCAATAGCTCCATCGATCCCGGGAAGTCCAGGCCACTGTCCATGTCTACCCATCTCTTTAAACAATTCTCTGTTTCTGTTAGCCTCTGCTCCTCGGGGAAACTTTATGTAGTGTGTATGCAATTGAGCTAGCAACTTTGAAACCTTCGTAATAATATTTGAGGCGGTAGGCTGTGATATGTGCAGTAAGTCTCCACAGACTATCTGAAAAGGCAAGGTTTGTGtaagtcatttatgtaaaattaaattactaccTATTACTAACTTATTCCTGTCCTGGACACAGGCTTTCTTTCATTTACTCGTTCAGAAGGATATGGTGCATTGCTCTACTGTATTCAGACCTCAAGATGTTCAGATACATAGTAATTTCGGTGTTCATTGTGCTGTCACTTACACTTTTTAAAGACAAAAGTAGAATAATTAGTACTTATTGAATAAATTCTAGCTTACCTGAAATGACGCTGTAGCATAAAATCTCAGAGTTAATAAAACTGCTATTTCCGGAGCAATCGGTAGACCTCTGTTGTCCTGTTTTTCTAAGTCACTTCTCAGTAACGATGTTATAAACAATACAGATTCTTGGCAGAATCTGTATCTTTTCTGGAACCGATCCGCTCGCATTTCAAAGGGATTTTCGGCGTCCCTGATATAAACTTTTGGCAAACGATACGCATCTTGCCATAACAAATCGTCGTAATGATCTAAATCGTCGTAATAATtgatttcttgtaaaatattttctaattccaTTATCGCGAGATCACAAAACCCGCACTCAAGTCACGGTTTGACGGCACTCAGCAAACACGATCTTAAGTAACATCTTGAGAGCACTCTTGAGAGCCgagtttcgtttattaatacggcgtcactcagttgatatcgtaaccctaaacgcgcacttaagttccgtttattaataaggacgtcatcttaagagctcactcaagatagatctcagagataagagcggtttataaatacgggcctAAGTGTCTAAGGCAATAATGTAACAAAAACTCGAACTTTAAAAGCtttacacacacgcacgcacacacgcacgcacgcacgcacgcacgcacacacgcatgcacgcagacacgcacgcacacacatacatacacttacATAAACCGTCGCCCGAAATCGCTATTAAGTATTACCTTGAGTCGTCTTAGGACATCTTGTTACGGCTACGATTCTTGGTTTTGATGACctaaaatgtattaaatgtcTGTGACGACCAGTGTCCAGAGACAACTATAAAGAGAATATGATCTATTCTATCATCTAAACCAATGAACGTGTAAATTTATTCACCCCAACTTTAAAACCAACATTACTTAATCTTCTTATCGTTATcgttgtgttgtgaggtggaataccagcctcatcaactctggtgtcagggtaattgaACCGCTAAAAGCTCCTGACCAGGCTCATGTAAcatactcacttacatcagtaaatagtaagcgggaccaacggcttaacatgccttccgaagcacggatcatcttactttcggacaatcaggtgatcagcctgtaatgtcctaaccaaactagggatcacaaagtgatatgtccccaccgggattcgaacccggggcctccggatcgtgagtccaacgctcaaccactggaccatagagggcGTTCAACCAACaatctttaataaaaataacaaatgtgTGTGAACCCAAAATAAAATGAGGACCAATTCACACCAGTCGGTTTTTAAATGTCGTGATATATGGGTGGCGTTGGCGACCGTATAAATCAGTCCATCGATGGCGGCGACACCTTTATGAGACTGCAGCGCATTGCATGACAATTTTTACACATAAATATGCGCCAATTATTGCCTATTTGCTTTCAAGTTTTATAGCCTTGCGGGAAATGTGATTCAATGCGGTATGCAATGACGTTACGGCGCGGTTATGGATGGGTGACCTCTGCTTTTTGTTTTTGATAGATTGTTTGTGGTTCGCTTTAACTACGTATTAGCATATCCGAAGAGAAGAGACAAAAatgtattgtgtttattttattatttattctttcttCATAGATTTTTCGTTTCCCGGTTACtggtatctatatttttttaatctaggCATTTGCTGGCAATTTTGAGCGCGTCTTCATTTCGAatagtagatatttttttactaggtatatagatattataaaaaatcaaaatatgtttttatttcatacatTTACACATTCATAGGggttattataacataaataaaacttttattaaaaaaaatcaaaaatatttattcttcaaaattggctcacaatgaacgtcaaaaattaaataaaattacatattttattatgtaactagctgtaaaactactaccatatcggaagctgtatcgctgaggtaAAGACGTGGTCAGAAaac
This portion of the Pectinophora gossypiella chromosome 1, ilPecGoss1.1, whole genome shotgun sequence genome encodes:
- the LOC126370018 gene encoding protein diaphanous homolog 1-like: MSTIKKHIFTPLEKKTFLDILKRYSSVIENKDTDGASLRAKNEAWDIVTREYNASPHATNQVTNKQLRRLWMNLKQRQREALTKERQHRLATGGGPATSDAVVDPDVSEVAPALIVGIDDAVDSDTIPVTADLAVQEVNMDLQPVSCLPPTSSQIPSTSAFSSSPFPCAVVTQAPLALAPTRTTLTPPPPGVGPLLSLTTTTPPPALPTITPPPALPTTTPPPPLPTSTPPPPPLTASTPPPPLPTSTPPPRLPTPPPRFPTPPLINPSNTATQTFQRHKSSILDKEYKDRQRRANEIHELEVLLLSGLKTSCQIAPSLCASENHTLFPEKSSAVCRRDRC